TCGATCTTCTTCCGTCATCTGCCATCGCTCAACTTGTGCAAATCCATTACCAACAACCGACCTGTGTGATAGGCAGCATGCTTTTGGATTAGCCGTCGTCCCAGAAGTAAACATTATAAAGGCAATATCGTCACTTTTAATAATAGGCGGGTTGAAATTGCCTTTATTTAAATTTGAAAGAAATGATGTATCTGAAATATCTGAATTTGGTGGATTCTCAACAATATAAATTTTTTCCAGAACCGGGGCATCTGATAAATTTTGACTATTTTGGGTATCGTCCAAGTCAGAAAAAGCTTCATTCAATGTATTTAAAAAATTGGTTTCTTGCGCTGCACTTGTGAAAAGAAACCTAACATCACCATGGGATAGCACATACTTGAGTTCAGCTACTTTATATCTGTTATTGATTGTAACTGGAATACATCCAGCTAACATCGCACCATAAAAGATTTCTAAATATTCAATTCCGTTTGGTAAGAGAATGCCAACTTTATCTCCATTTTGTGCACCTAGATTAGTTAAGCACTCAGCTCTTTTTAAAGCCCCCTGATAAAGATCAGAAAAACTGCATTTAACCCCATCCATACTGAGACAAAGCCCGCCTGGGTTTTTTTCTGCTGCATGTTTTAGCAAGTCTATTAGTGTTGGATTATCTGATCTTGATAGCATTACAAACCTTAAAAATTTATGAACATTTAATGCTAAGGGACTTAAACCCCCTCATAACATTGCCTGGTTGACGTTCAAAATCTCCTGCGAGTTCAATTTTTTCATATCTATCTAAAAGGATATTAGCAAAAATTTCACCCTCAAGACGTGCCAATCTCGCGCCTAAGCATTGATGATGACCATAGCCAAAAGCCAGATGCTGATTAAGATTGTCCCGGTTTAAATTAAAATCCTCGGGACACTCAAAAACATCTGGATCGTGATTTCCTGCGCCAAGTGAAAACATCACCCGGTCATTTTGTAAAATAAATTTATCATCAATTGACATATCATCCTTAACAGTTCGGCAAATATTTTGAACTGGGCTCTCTAGACGCAGAGACTCCTCCAGAGCCGGTTTCAATAAGGTTCTGTCGGATTGCAAACTTTCAAACAAACCCGATATCGTACAAATTTGGTAAATAAAATTACTGAGAAAATTTGCGGTTGTTTCATGTCCAGCAGCCAAAAAGAAAACCCCGTTGGCTACAACTTCTTCGCGAGAAAGTCTCTCTCCATCTACCTCAGCGAAAACTATCTCAGTCATAAGATCACTGCCTGGATTTTTTTCTTTTTCTTCAGCCTTTAACCGAATGAAACGCGCCATTTCTATAAGTGCGTTTCTCTGTTCTTCTGAAATGTTTGTTCCCAACCTCTCAACTAATGCAGCTGACCAACGTTGGAAATCTTCCCGTCTATCGTCTGAAAATCCGAGCATACGACATATAACAGCAGCGGGCGCTGGGTAACAAACATGGTGAACAATATCAAAAGACTGTTCAGAATTATCGCATGCAATGTTGTCAAAATGCTCAACAAAAATTTTGCTTATTTCATCTTCCCAAGATTGAATAGCCTTAGGCGAAAACGACTTATACAGAAAAGCTTTCATTTTTGCATGACGTGGTGGATCAGTTCGGTTGATATCAGGGTACGTCCCCTCAGAGAATCTTCCTGCAGGGTCTACACCGTGCCGCGCATCAAAAACCTGATCATTTTTTAATGATTGAATATCATTATGATGGGTCAGGACATAATTGTCATAGCGTGGCTCTTGGTAAACACGCCCACTTTCCCTGATTTCTTTGTAAGCAGGGAAAGGGCAATCTGAAACCTCTTCAGTGAACAAATCTATATCTGATAAATTTTTACCTTTCATGTACACCTACCATTACCTAGCTGTGTAACCACCGTCTACAGGAATAACGGCGCCTGTCATCCAATTAGAATCTTCTGAAAAAAGAAAAGCTGACATATTTGAAACATCCATTTCCTGTCCAAGTCGGCGAAGGGGATAACGACTAGCCGTCTGAGATAAGCTCTCATCAACTGTAATATCACTTTTAGCGGCTTCAAGTCTCTGTTTGTAAGTTTCTCGAACAAGTTCAGTCTCAATCGTGCCGGGTGCTATCGCGTTTATTCTGATATTATATTCCCCATAATCAGAAGCCATTTGACGAGTAATTGCTGCAATTGCCCCTTTTGCGGCTGTATAGGCAACTAATTTTGGGAAACCATTCAGTGCACAAATAGAAGATTGAAACACAATATTACCTGATTTTTGAGCAATAAAATGCGGTATCACATGTTTCGCACACAACCATTTGCCAGTTAAAGAAACTTTAATGAGACGATCCCAATCTTCCAAAGAAGTCTCATGGGCTGCGCCGGTACCTGCAATACCAGCATTTGCTAACAATCCATCAATCCCATTATAGGTTTTTTCAGCCTCTGTAACCATCGCAATGATTTCAGTTTCTGAGCACATATCAGCCTGATGGTGAGATGCAACTCCGCCTCGGGAAGTGATTATATCTGAAGTTTCTTTGACGGTTTCAGGATTAACGTCAACACAAAAGACCTGCGCATCTTCTTCCGCTAATTTAATTGCTGAAGCCCTACCAAGACCTGAACCAGCACCAGTTACAATAATTGATTTTTTATTCAGCCTACCTGTCATGAAGATTTTCCATGTAATTTATTTTTATCTAATTTTTAATTAGAAGTTAAAAATCCTATATTTTCAATTATATACATCAAAACTTATATGCAAATAATCATCCTATAAGTTATTCTTATAGACGTATTTGGCCTTCAAATTATTTAATGAATTGAACATTTACGAATTTAACAAATTAACTTTCCTATAATAAAATTTAAAAAACCAATTCAAACATTTTGAATTTTATTTCCGATTGGGTTCAAACCAAATTGGAGAGGAATAGGCTCTTTCACGAATTAAAGTTGGTATTTCCGGATCTAATGAAACATCATATCTTTCTTGATCATAAGTTGACCACCGCTTAGTAGGAACTTCCAGGACTCTGGCATAATAAAAAGCCTCTTGATCAATCTTAAAATCCTTGTCAACCCAAATACCAACAAAAGTATCTAGGCCTTTACCATCAGCAGACTCCATTACAGTGAAAACTTTTTCCCCAATCTGTCCGTCTTCATCAACCCATCCCTTAATTATTTGAAATTTATCAATTTTGCTGCCTTTTGGATCTTTAGATATTTTGAAAACAAAACGAGGTTTCGCCTCACTATTTAGATTGGTAAAACTCCCCCCCATAGGAACCCCGTCTTCATATGCAGTTTTGTTAAAAAATTCTGGAGCTTCTAAGTCCTCACTTGCATAGTTCCAACCTCCAAAAAATTTAAGTAAAATTCTAGGTCCAGAGGTTGCGTATACCTCTCTTCTTTTCAAGGCATCAAAAATTGCTTCTCTGGTATTTTCCTTGGCCCAAACTGCAGTATACCCAGAAGCTGATAATCTCCAATTATCCCATAACCTGTCTCCCAAACTAGAGCTGGTTCTTTCTTCACTAGGAAGTGAGTCAACAAATTTTCCATAAAAGTTTTCATCGTCGGATGTGCTCAAAGCATTATGCGTATCGGTTCCCCCAACTAAACCAAATTTAAACGGGTTGGTGCCATATTTGTTTGATAAGACCAAACCGTTTTTTAATGCGGCGCGGGCATACTCTCCCTGAAGCATTTTTTTGTCTTTTGGTTCCATCCGAAGGTTACCCTGATCCCAAGTTTCAAAATCTGCATACTCATCTGTCGGAGAAAGATATGGATGGGCTTCAGCATCGCCTTTTACTTGGGTCACCTCGTAAAGAGGTTCCCATTTTTGTCTTTTTGCTGAATATGAAGCATCAAAATCACTTCCATCAACACGTTTATCAGAGAACATTACGCCATTGGAAACATTGCCATTATGAGGAATGGCAATTACCTGACCTCCAGTTGACTGCTCGTATTTCCCCATGAATTTCCATAAATCCTCTGGGTCAGGACTATCTAAGGCCGAGAAGGGAAGCATTTTTTGAGCCTTGGACATTCCATCCCTGTAAACGACGACTCGATGCAAATTGTCTCCATTAATCATTGACGTCCACTCAAATCCAATCAATGCTGAAAAAACACCCGGCTCATTATATCTTTCTGCAAAGTCTAATAATTTTGACCAAGCGCTCTTATTAAAATCCTCTGGCAGTAACTCAATATCTTTTTGTCTTTCAATCATTTGAACATATTCGCGTGAAATAGGCGCTTGGGTTCCTGATTGAAAATAATTCAGCCATCTCTGACCCAGAGCAGAATTCTTTAATTTTGGGTCATCCCGCTCTAGTCCCAAAAATAATCCTAGGTATTCTGCGTGATCAGAAACCAATAAAAAATCTAGTGGGGTACTTAATTGAGCCAGCTCACCATTTGGCGCCTTTACAGGTAACCCCTTGGCAAACTCATATGCCTTATCTGGGCCAAGAGCGGTATTACCAAAAGAATATGCATCAAATGAAAAATTACTATGAACATGTAAGTCACCCCAAAGGAGTACTTTTTCATAATCATTTTTACCCTCAGCTAATAAATCTTGCGGGTAAAAGATAAGTGTCAATAAAAGAGAATAAACAAATAAAGAAAAACTTTTCATTTAAAACCCTCGTGGTGACATGTGTTTATAAAAAAACGGGCCGAATAATTATATCCGGCCCGTAAATTTACAGAAACTAACTCAATTAGAATGAGTAGGCTGCCTTAACTCCATACGTCGATGGTGTGCCACCCCATGTCAATCTGGTTAGTGCATTATCTAGAGCAAAGTCGTGATATTCTTCGTCAGTAATGTTTTTACCAAATAGAGTGAGCTTCAGGCCATCACTATCACGCGTGTATGAAACACTGGCATCTAGCAGTCCATATGACTCAGTCGCAATTGCCGCAGTTCCTGTGGCATCATTAGTGAAATCATCAGTAAAGGCATATGAAACTCTGAAATCGAGCTCTGAGCCACTTGCCATTGGGACATTGTAGCTTGCGGCCACAGTATAGGTTAACTCTGGCACTCTTTCGAAATCCAACGCAGCTGCAGCAGCGGGATCAGTTACTGGATCGTAACCTGGTGTGCCGTCAGCATCAAAACCAGAGAAACTGTCATAACCTGCATCTGTGTAACCTAGCGCCCCCTCGAGAACTAAACTATCTGTAACGAAGGCTTTAGTCTCGATTTCAATACCCTCAATCGTTGCCTCTGCAGCGTTGATAAGTCTCTGGATGTTACCAGTGTCACAACCTGGAGTGCCGAGTTGACATGGCTCGAGTGCTAATTTTTGAATGTCATCATATTTAGCAGAGAAGACAGCGACATTCAAAAGCAGTTTGTCATCGTTTAGTAATGACTTGAAACCTAATTCAAAACTCTCGACTGTTTCAGGACCAGGGCGGCTATTTAAGAAAGAGTCAGTAGTGCGAGCACGAGCATCAAAGGAACCACTACGGAAACCTTCGGTGTAACTTGCATATACATTAACATCATCATTAACGAAATAAGTCAGAGCAACCTTCGGTGTGGTGTCGTCAAATTTACCACCATTAGTTAAACCGGCGTTAGCACCTTGGCATCCTGTAAAGTCAGTATTGCATGAGCCTATGGCGTTAAAGAGGACATCTTTCTCCTCCTCTGTATAACGTGCGCCAACTGTTAACTTGAGCTGATCTGTCATCATATAATCAAGCTCAGCAAATATACCCATTGTCTCATGTTCAAGTTCTGTTGCGCCAGATATATCAAGTGAGCCAATTAGACGCCTTTCGCCAACAAAGAATTCTTGATCAAAAGTACTTACACCGACCACATAACTTAATTTATCTGAAACGTTTGCAGCATACCTTAGTTCCATGGTGGTCTGTTCCTGCTCCTCATGGTTATCAGGGAAGTGGAAAATAGTAAACGGAGTTCCGTCAAAGTCTGTGCTTGAGTCGTAAGTCAGCTCTCTGTAAGAGGCTATACCCGTCAATTTACCATTCTGAGTTTGATAATTGAACTCTGCAATAAATGTATCCGTTTCAAGGTCATTGCCACCCATTAAGTTGTGATTAATCTCATAGGGATCACTAGGAGGTGTATAACCAAATAATTGAGAAAGTCTTGGGGCGGCGGTTGGGTGAACGAAATTTCTACTATTAGCTGTGCCGCTCTTATCTCTTAAGAACTCAGCCATTAGAGTTATATCCAAGTTATCACTAGGCGTAAAATAGAGCATTGGGCGGACGATAGTTAAGTCAACGTCAGGCTTAGTTCCTGAGGGACCTTCCCCTGCAAGAGTAACTGCAGCTCCACCACGAAATGTTGTTGACGCTACAGAAGGAACAATTGTCCCTCCGTTATTATCTTCCCAGTAACCATCACGGCTCCGGCTCATAAATGCAACTTTGGCAGATACCTTGCCTTCAACCAGCGGACCTTCAATACTTGCGGATACATCAAGTCGGTCATAATCACCAGCAACTATGTTAACTTTACCACCAAATTCACCTGTTGGTCGGGCTGTTCTTACAACTATCGCGCCACCAGTAACATTTCTACCAAGCAGAGTACCTTGAGGGCCTCTCAAAATCTCTACAGACTCTCTGTCAAACATATCAAGGTTTGCACCGACTGGGAAACCAAGATAGACACCATCGACGATGACACCGACTGATGGATCAAGAGATCTTGTAGTACCACTTACCCCGATACCTCTGATTAGAAAATTAGGTGTGGATGCAAAAGTAGCGGATGGGTGAAGCGTAGCGTTTGGAGCTAATCTGCCAACATCTGTAAGATCAATCGAGTCTG
This sequence is a window from Candidatus Micropelagos thuwalensis. Protein-coding genes within it:
- a CDS encoding DUF3604 domain-containing protein encodes the protein MKSFSLFVYSLLLTLIFYPQDLLAEGKNDYEKVLLWGDLHVHSNFSFDAYSFGNTALGPDKAYEFAKGLPVKAPNGELAQLSTPLDFLLVSDHAEYLGLFLGLERDDPKLKNSALGQRWLNYFQSGTQAPISREYVQMIERQKDIELLPEDFNKSAWSKLLDFAERYNEPGVFSALIGFEWTSMINGDNLHRVVVYRDGMSKAQKMLPFSALDSPDPEDLWKFMGKYEQSTGGQVIAIPHNGNVSNGVMFSDKRVDGSDFDASYSAKRQKWEPLYEVTQVKGDAEAHPYLSPTDEYADFETWDQGNLRMEPKDKKMLQGEYARAALKNGLVLSNKYGTNPFKFGLVGGTDTHNALSTSDDENFYGKFVDSLPSEERTSSSLGDRLWDNWRLSASGYTAVWAKENTREAIFDALKRREVYATSGPRILLKFFGGWNYASEDLEAPEFFNKTAYEDGVPMGGSFTNLNSEAKPRFVFKISKDPKGSKIDKFQIIKGWVDEDGQIGEKVFTVMESADGKGLDTFVGIWVDKDFKIDQEAFYYARVLEVPTKRWSTYDQERYDVSLDPEIPTLIRERAYSSPIWFEPNRK
- a CDS encoding cytochrome P450 — protein: MKGKNLSDIDLFTEEVSDCPFPAYKEIRESGRVYQEPRYDNYVLTHHNDIQSLKNDQVFDARHGVDPAGRFSEGTYPDINRTDPPRHAKMKAFLYKSFSPKAIQSWEDEISKIFVEHFDNIACDNSEQSFDIVHHVCYPAPAAVICRMLGFSDDRREDFQRWSAALVERLGTNISEEQRNALIEMARFIRLKAEEKEKNPGSDLMTEIVFAEVDGERLSREEVVANGVFFLAAGHETTANFLSNFIYQICTISGLFESLQSDRTLLKPALEESLRLESPVQNICRTVKDDMSIDDKFILQNDRVMFSLGAGNHDPDVFECPEDFNLNRDNLNQHLAFGYGHHQCLGARLARLEGEIFANILLDRYEKIELAGDFERQPGNVMRGFKSLSIKCS
- a CDS encoding SDR family NAD(P)-dependent oxidoreductase, which gives rise to MTGRLNKKSIIVTGAGSGLGRASAIKLAEEDAQVFCVDVNPETVKETSDIITSRGGVASHHQADMCSETEIIAMVTEAEKTYNGIDGLLANAGIAGTGAAHETSLEDWDRLIKVSLTGKWLCAKHVIPHFIAQKSGNIVFQSSICALNGFPKLVAYTAAKGAIAAITRQMASDYGEYNIRINAIAPGTIETELVRETYKQRLEAAKSDITVDESLSQTASRYPLRRLGQEMDVSNMSAFLFSEDSNWMTGAVIPVDGGYTAR
- a CDS encoding TonB-dependent receptor; translated protein: MITKLPLKKVLVSASVLMTAFAGAMYSEAKAQAIDEIVVTSQKRAAGISVQDIATSVTAVNADLIEATDSIDLTDVGRLAPNATLHPSATFASTPNFLIRGIGVSGTTRSLDPSVGVIVDGVYLGFPVGANLDMFDRESVEILRGPQGTLLGRNVTGGAIVVRTARPTGEFGGKVNIVAGDYDRLDVSASIEGPLVEGKVSAKVAFMSRSRDGYWEDNNGGTIVPSVASTTFRGGAAVTLAGEGPSGTKPDVDLTIVRPMLYFTPSDNLDITLMAEFLRDKSGTANSRNFVHPTAAPRLSQLFGYTPPSDPYEINHNLMGGNDLETDTFIAEFNYQTQNGKLTGIASYRELTYDSSTDFDGTPFTIFHFPDNHEEQEQTTMELRYAANVSDKLSYVVGVSTFDQEFFVGERRLIGSLDISGATELEHETMGIFAELDYMMTDQLKLTVGARYTEEEKDVLFNAIGSCNTDFTGCQGANAGLTNGGKFDDTTPKVALTYFVNDDVNVYASYTEGFRSGSFDARARTTDSFLNSRPGPETVESFELGFKSLLNDDKLLLNVAVFSAKYDDIQKLALEPCQLGTPGCDTGNIQRLINAAEATIEGIEIETKAFVTDSLVLEGALGYTDAGYDSFSGFDADGTPGYDPVTDPAAAAALDFERVPELTYTVAASYNVPMASGSELDFRVSYAFTDDFTNDATGTAAIATESYGLLDASVSYTRDSDGLKLTLFGKNITDEEYHDFALDNALTRLTWGGTPSTYGVKAAYSF